A stretch of the Acyrthosiphon pisum isolate AL4f chromosome A2, pea_aphid_22Mar2018_4r6ur, whole genome shotgun sequence genome encodes the following:
- the LOC100166151 gene encoding ABC transporter G family member 23, producing MESPGMALSDKYGSNNPPAIMVRGAYKRYNPHSVVLRGLNMTVPEGTIYGLLGPSGCGKTTLLSCMVGRCQIDAGDIQVKARTKSNIGYMPQELALYQEFSIKETMTYYGRLFGMSHKQIETRTYELLKFLELPHENNIVSRLSGGQERRVSFAVALLHDPQLLILDEPTVGVDPVLSASIWQHLLDMTANGNKTVVITTHYIEEARQAHTIGLMRDGTLLAEESPNQLLLKHNCSTLEQAFLELSKRQTRRSIMDREDENCNIETYPVPYKKPLAPLKPDNICSKSRILAQLLKNFYWMKRNIPIMCFLMILPVVQCYLFCTCIGRDPQGLKLGVVNEELKNGMSSCSSYPSSGCNFSIPLSCRYLQNLKDKSYKLIEYDSLDEAKFAVKKNKVWGVLYFEEGYSESLGARIKMPENLTERTLNISDVNIWQDMSNQYVSNLLRRDMLSRYVMFLESVFRDCNWPVAMADIPIKLEDAIYGDNNPSFGHFTAPAIISLFEFYLPMVFTVGAILMEKMGGLLERSLVAGVTVTEVILSHIVVQYIVLSVQTALMMLVLFVFFDNPMVGSLVWSLSLLFLTGTSGMCYGFMVSVFCNTDTSATFMGLGSFFPLAMLSGMIWPLEGMHWILRSVGWILPITLSTESFRALSARDWSITHPTVYKGFLSASGWIGVFMLVTIIVVKKNNGLRNVTK from the exons ATATGGTCTTCTCGGTCCCAGTGGTTGTGGTAAAACTACCTTACTCAGCTGCATGGTTGGACGGTGTCAGATCGATGCTGGGGATATACAAGTCAAAGCTAGGACGAAGTCCAACATCGGTTACATGCCTCAA gaactcGCTTTATACCAAGAGTTTAGTATTAAAGAAACAATGACCTATTATGGCCGTTTATTTGGTATGAGTCATAAACAAATAGAAACCAGAACATATGAACTATTGAAATTTTTAGAACTAcctcatgaaaataatattgttagtcgACTAAg tggCGGTCAAGAAAGAAGAGTGTCTTTCGCGGTTGCATTGCTTCACGACCCTCAACTTCTTATACTTGACGAACCTACCGTAGGTGTAGATCCAGTGCTGAGTGCTAG CATTTGGCAACATCTTCTAGATATGACAGCCAATGGAAATAAGACTGTTGTGATTACCACACATTATATTGAAGAAGCCAGACAAGCACATACG ATTGGGTTAATGCGAGATGGTACGTTGTTAGCTGAAGAATCTCCCAATCAACTGCTTTTAAAACACAACTGCTCAACTTTGGAACAAGCTTTTCTGGAGCTTAGCAAACGCCAAACCAGACGCAGCATTATGGACAGAGAAGATGAAAATTGT aatattgaaACATATCCTGTACCATATAAAAAACCATTGGCACCACTGAAACCAGataatatttgttcaaaatCGAGAATTTTagcacaattattaaaaaacttttactGGATGAAAAGAAATATACC GATTATGTGTTTCTTAATGATCTTGCCTGTTGtgcaatgttatttattttgcaccTGTATTGGTCGTGATCCCCAAGGATTGAAACTAGGAGTGGTCAACGAAGAGCTTAAAAACGGTATGTCAAGTTGCAGTAGTTACCCGTCGAGTGGATGCAATTTCAGTATACCGCTAAGTTGTCGGTATTTACAAAACTTAAAGGATAAAAGTTACAAATTg aTAGAGTACGATTCTCTGGACGAAGCGAAATTTGCCGTCAAGAAGAATAAGGTTTGGGGAGTGTTATATTTCGAAGAAGGTTATTCAGAATCGCTCGGTGCACGAATAAAAATGCCCGAAAATTTAACCGAAAGGACCTTAAATATCAGTGATGTCAATATATGGCAAGACATGTCCA ACCAGTACGTGAGTAACCTATTACGAAGGGATATGCTTTCGAGGTATGTGATGTTCTTAGAAAGTGTATTCAGAGACTGTAATTGGCCCGTTGCGATGGCTGATATTCCGATCAAg TTGGAAGACGCAATTTACGGAGACAACAACCCGAGTTTTGGACATTTCACAGCTCCAGCTATCATATCACT ATTCGAGTTCTATCTCCCGATGGTGTTCACCGTGGGAGCGATACTTATGGAAAAGATGGGAGGATTGTTGGAGAGGAGTCTCGTAGCAG GCGTCACGGTGACAGAAGTGATATTGTCTCACATCGTGGTCCAGTACATAGTTTTGAGCGTTCAAACGGCGTTGATGATGTTGGTGTTATTTGTGTTCTTCGATAATCCTATGGTGGGGAGTTTAGTGTGGTCGCTGTCGTTGCTATTCTTGACGGGGACCAGTGGCATGTGTTACG gaTTTATGGTCTCGGTGTTCTGCAATACCGACACGTCTGCCACGTTTATGGGCTTGGGAAGTTTCTTCCCTCTAGCCATGCTCAGTGGGATGATATGGCCGCTGGAAGGCATGCACTGGATATTGAGATCAGTGGGATGGATTTTGCCGATCACATTGTCGACGGAATCGTTCAGAGCCCTATCCGCCAGGGATTGGTCGATAACGCACCCGACAGTCTACAAGGGATTTTTGTCCGCATCCGGATGGATTGGAGTATTTATGTTGGTTACCATAATCGTGGTGAAGAAAAACAACGGTTTACGAAAtgtaaccaaataa